A genome region from Sphingomonas sp. BGYR3 includes the following:
- a CDS encoding histidine kinase dimerization/phosphoacceptor domain -containing protein: MHSAGDGKRQRFLERLPLFAERPWTALGLALLISGGAIALRFATDKLLPPGFPYVTFFPAVILISFLLGVRMGALAALICGVVAWYFFIPEFNSFTLHGSGVVALGFYLFVVVTDIFLVHWLQQANKGLAVERELNRSLAETRALLFNELQHRVSNNLQVAAGLLSLQRRGIQDEQAKGALDEASRRLALIGRISRQLYHADGAARSLHEFLKPLCADIVEASGQTGIQCRIEAEQDAAVSPDQAVPLALIVAEAMANAIEHGFAGRETGTIRVSLTRDADGQMQVDVTDDGHGLPDGFDLTKSDSLGLRIAAMLAKQLNGTFELFAASGTTARLVLPA; this comes from the coding sequence ATGCACAGCGCAGGGGATGGAAAGCGACAACGGTTTCTGGAACGGCTGCCGCTGTTCGCGGAGCGGCCATGGACTGCGCTTGGCCTGGCGCTACTGATCAGCGGCGGGGCGATTGCACTGCGGTTCGCCACTGACAAGCTGCTGCCGCCCGGCTTTCCCTATGTCACCTTCTTTCCCGCCGTCATCCTGATCTCGTTCCTGCTCGGCGTGCGGATGGGCGCGCTGGCGGCGCTGATCTGCGGTGTCGTTGCCTGGTATTTTTTCATCCCCGAATTCAACAGCTTCACCCTGCACGGGTCGGGCGTTGTCGCGCTGGGGTTCTATCTGTTCGTCGTCGTCACCGACATTTTCCTCGTCCACTGGCTGCAACAGGCAAACAAGGGGCTGGCGGTCGAGCGCGAACTGAACCGATCGCTTGCCGAAACCCGCGCGCTGCTGTTCAACGAATTGCAGCATCGCGTGTCGAACAATCTTCAGGTCGCGGCCGGCCTGTTGTCGCTGCAACGGCGCGGCATTCAGGATGAACAGGCAAAGGGCGCGCTGGACGAGGCGTCGCGCCGCCTTGCCCTGATCGGCCGGATCAGCCGCCAGCTTTATCATGCCGATGGCGCGGCCCGCTCGCTGCACGAATTTCTGAAGCCGCTCTGCGCCGACATTGTCGAGGCCAGCGGCCAGACCGGCATCCAGTGCCGGATCGAGGCGGAACAGGATGCTGCCGTTTCCCCGGATCAGGCCGTGCCCCTGGCGCTGATCGTGGCAGAGGCGATGGCCAATGCCATCGAACATGGCTTTGCCGGCCGCGAAACCGGCACTATCCGCGTGTCGCTGACCCGCGACGCCGATGGCCAGATGCAGGTCGATGTGACCGACGACGGCCATGGCCTGCCCGATGGGTTCGATCTGACCAAGAGCGACAGCCTGGGCCTGCGCATCGCGGCGATGCTGGCCAAGCAGCTGAATGGCACGTTCGAATTGTTCGCGGCCAGCGGCACGACGGCCCGACTCGTCCTGCCCGCCTGA
- a CDS encoding NAD(P)H-dependent glycerol-3-phosphate dehydrogenase — protein sequence MSAPVGVIGAGAWGTALAQVLAMAGHTVQLWSRNAAVVEAVQTTRENRLYLPGVPLSPAIAMTSDLSALAESRAVLVVTPAQHMRSVLTGLPAIAAPLILCSKGIEAGSLKLMHQVAAEAVPGAPIAVLSGPTFAHEVARGQPTAVTLAAADAALAGELAGVIALPTFRPYVTDDVTGAEVGGAVKNVLAIACGVVEGAGLGQNARAALIARGFAEMTRFGLALGARAETLAGLSGLGDLVLTCSSTSSRNFSLGLGLGRGQRATDLLTDRRTVAEGASTAPVLAKAARAAGVEMPVVDAVCALLNGSDVAGVIGALLARPLRPER from the coding sequence ATGAGCGCGCCCGTCGGCGTCATCGGGGCGGGCGCATGGGGTACCGCGCTGGCGCAGGTGCTGGCCATGGCGGGACACACGGTCCAGCTATGGTCGCGCAATGCCGCGGTTGTGGAGGCCGTGCAGACGACGCGGGAAAACCGCCTGTACCTGCCCGGCGTGCCCCTGTCCCCGGCCATCGCGATGACTAGCGATCTCTCCGCGCTGGCCGAAAGCCGGGCGGTGCTGGTGGTGACGCCGGCCCAGCATATGCGCAGCGTGCTGACCGGGCTACCCGCGATCGCCGCACCGCTGATCCTGTGTTCCAAGGGGATCGAGGCGGGGTCGCTGAAGCTGATGCATCAGGTGGCGGCAGAGGCAGTGCCGGGTGCGCCAATTGCCGTCCTGTCCGGCCCGACCTTTGCCCATGAAGTGGCGCGGGGCCAGCCGACGGCGGTGACGCTGGCAGCGGCGGACGCGGCGCTGGCGGGCGAACTGGCCGGGGTAATCGCGCTGCCGACGTTCCGCCCCTATGTCACCGACGACGTGACCGGGGCCGAGGTGGGGGGCGCGGTCAAGAATGTCCTCGCCATCGCGTGCGGCGTGGTGGAGGGCGCGGGGCTGGGCCAGAATGCGCGGGCGGCGCTAATCGCGCGCGGTTTTGCCGAAATGACGCGGTTCGGCCTGGCGCTGGGCGCGCGGGCGGAAACGCTGGCCGGCCTGTCGGGGCTGGGCGACCTGGTGCTGACCTGTTCGTCGACCAGCAGCCGCAATTTCTCGCTCGGTCTTGGGCTAGGCCGGGGGCAGCGCGCCACCGACCTGCTGACCGACCGGCGGACAGTGGCAGAGGGCGCATCGACCGCGCCGGTGCTGGCCAAGGCGGCACGGGCCGCGGGCGTGGAAATGCCGGTGGTCGATGCGGTGTGCGCCTTGCTGAACGGATCAGATGTGGCCGGGGTGATCGGCGCGCTGCTTGCCCGCCCGCTCAGACCGGAACGCTGA